The Candidatus Omnitrophota bacterium sequence ACGGGGCCATGATCCACGCGGTCTTTTGAGGACCGTAGATCATGGGGAGAGTCCGGCAGCCATGGGCCCGGTCTCCCTCGATATCGGCAAAATCCTTGGTCGAGGCCGCTCCGAGTATGTACAGACCGAAAATCATCCCAACATACCAAGGCTCCCAACAAAACAGGGTCTCGACCGCCGTCCATCCGGCCACCATCAAGAGACAGCCCCGGGGAATGGCAATGGTCACATTGGCCCAAATCCCGAAACGTTTGGTGCGCAGCGGCGGCCCCGAATACGCATACGTGATCACCGTGGTCAAAAGCACAATCCACAGAAACTGCCGGTTGGGCACCAGGGCCGCAATCCCCCAGGAAAACAAATAGAGCGCGGCTGCGCCAATCCATGCCTGCCGCAGGCTCAACTGCCCCATGGGAAGCGGACGCTTTGGCTTGTTGATCCGGTCGATCTCCAGATCGTAGATCTGGTTGATGATATTGGACGCGGCATTGAGCACCACTGCCGAGAAGGCCCCCAAATAGGCTACCGCAGGCGGCCAGCCGCGGGCTGCGATTGCGGCGCCGCTCAAAAAGCCCACGGTCGGAGCCAGGAGAGTGAAGGGACGCATCAACTCCCAGTAAATCCCTGCGCGCCGGACCAGCCCTCCCTGCTTACTCAAAGACACAAACCCCCGGTTTAGGAAGGCTGCCCTAGCCCCCTAATTTAAGACCTATAATTATACTACAACAGGCTGCGAAACTAGAAGTAAAAACATTCAGGACCCATCCTGGAGGGACTTTTTTTATCGATAAAACACTGCATAAGACGCTCTCGGCCAAATTGGCCAAAAATCCCACAGCCGCAATCCAGCCCACCAGCGACGGGCTCTGCAACCCCAAAGCTGTGCCTGCAAGAGCCACAAAAACCGCTCCCAGAAGCCCTGCGCCCAAACCCTGCGCGCTGACCGCACCCGGAGTCCCGGGGCTTACCGGTCCCCAGGGAAACAGGCGAAAGGGATTCTCCCCCCAAACCTTACCCACCTCAGTGGAACTCGTGTCTGAAAGAGCCGCAGCCAAGCTTGCCACCATCGCAAGCGAGGCCAGACCTTCTGTTGCGGGAACACCCAAGGCCCACGCAGCGCAGACCGCCGGAACCCAGCCCTTGGCAAGAACCTCCTTAGCCGAGCGCGCCCCTGTGACGCTCTGGGCAATGCCCTGCTGCGCTTTTTGTTCAAATCCCAGGCGGGTAAGCAGGCTTCCGGCCGCCAAGAAGAGCACCAGAAGGCCGAAAGCCTTGATCCCAAGGCCTATCCAAAC is a genomic window containing:
- a CDS encoding UbiA family prenyltransferase — translated: MSKQGGLVRRAGIYWELMRPFTLLAPTVGFLSGAAIAARGWPPAVAYLGAFSAVVLNAASNIINQIYDLEIDRINKPKRPLPMGQLSLRQAWIGAAALYLFSWGIAALVPNRQFLWIVLLTTVITYAYSGPPLRTKRFGIWANVTIAIPRGCLLMVAGWTAVETLFCWEPWYVGMIFGLYILGAASTKDFADIEGDRAHGCRTLPMIYGPQKTAWIMAPFFVVPFLLAPLGAWLGILKADFLCLLGAGFFLSLWGVYVSYLILRKPEELATEANHVSWKHMYLLMVVGQIAIAAAYFC
- a CDS encoding DUF92 domain-containing protein encodes the protein MSAWVAGILANLAIAALATRARALDRSGVLAAFGVGLLVWIGLGIKAFGLLVLFLAAGSLLTRLGFEQKAQQGIAQSVTGARSAKEVLAKGWVPAVCAAWALGVPATEGLASLAMVASLAAALSDTSSTEVGKVWGENPFRLFPWGPVSPGTPGAVSAQGLGAGLLGAVFVALAGTALGLQSPSLVGWIAAVGFLANLAESVLCSVLSIKKVPPGWVLNVFTSSFAACCSIIIGLKLGG